The stretch of DNA CCACCCGATTCATCAGCTCGCGGCCGGGGATTTCGGACACGCCGGCCTGGCCGCTGCTGTGACCGCATTTCAACAGGCCTGGTCCGGGGAGATCCGTTTGAGGGAAGCCAGCGCCGAGAACACACGTCGCTTTCTTGAGAGTGCCGCTGCCGATTCTGAAAAGGCTGACGCGATCCTCGCGAAAGAAATAGGACGTTTGGGCGGAGCGAAGTGACGCTACTTACCGCTCGCAGCACGGTCGAAGAGTTGGCTCCGGGGAGCCCCCTCGCGATCGCGGGTGCCGTGGAATGCACGGGGGCCGGTATTGCACCTACCCGAAACGGGGCGCAAATGTGGGAGGCCGTCCAAGCTCCGTCGTGGAAGGGACAGGCCGCGTCATCATTTTCTTCGGTTGCACCACTCGAAGCGGCCAGACTCGGTGTGGGCCCGGCCGCGTTCAACCGAACCGCAGCCGCGCTCATGCGTTACGAGTCCGCATTCGTGGCAACTCGTGCTGAGCTTGACGCGGCTATCGGCGAAGCGGCTCTGGCAGAGCGGGCGACCACACAAGCCAAGCAGGACTACTTCGAGGCTGTCCAGAAGGTGGCACTGGCCGAACCCGGAACGCCAGGAGCGATCCTTCGCCCCTATTACGATCCGGGTGCGCAGCGCCTAGCCCAGGCCCAGCTGGCGGTCGATGCTCTTAGGACCCGACTCGCTCAAACCGGCGACGAGGTTGCCGCAGAAGTCCAAGCCGCGGCAAACACGACGAGCGGGAAGTCATCAGAGATCTCTGTGTGGGACCAGATTGTCATGTTTCCTGGGACCCTGGTCGAAGGATTCATCCTTCAAGGAGTCGACACAGCTGTGGGCGTGTGGGATCTCACCCCAGGGCCATACATCTGGGACGAACTGTTCAACGGCGGCGATAGTTGGACCGACTCCTTTGGAGAAGTGTGGCCGGGAATCATTGACAGTATCGTCAACGACCCCGGCGGTGCGGCACTGGAAATGTGGAATGGATTCATTGCAGCCGATCACTGGGATGGTTACACAGGCGGTGGAGTAGGACGCGTCTTGTTTAACGGTGCGTCACTTTTCGTCGGGGGCGGGGGCGTACTTCGGGGGCTCAAGAGCCTCAAAGGACTCAGCGCCGCGGCAAAACTCCGCGCGATGACCAAATTGTTGAGTTCGAGCACCGGGGTGACGGTCAAGAACGGCAAGGTGAAAATCAATGGTGTCGACAAGATGACCGTTGATGAGCTGGCCGACATCTACAACGACACTCTGCACAACATGGATGCCGATCAGGCCACGCTCGGAAAATTTGTACCCAAAGGCCCCGCGAGCTACGAGCAAATTGCGGGTAAAGCTGGTGATGCGCACTTCAGCTTGGACCCCTCAAAATGGGCCGAGACACAGAAAAAGTTCGATCTAACGAACAACGAGATGTACGAGCTTCTGAACAAGCCATTTTTGAATGAG from Leifsonia psychrotolerans encodes:
- a CDS encoding putative T7SS-secreted protein, producing the protein MWEAVQAPSWKGQAASSFSSVAPLEAARLGVGPAAFNRTAAALMRYESAFVATRAELDAAIGEAALAERATTQAKQDYFEAVQKVALAEPGTPGAILRPYYDPGAQRLAQAQLAVDALRTRLAQTGDEVAAEVQAAANTTSGKSSEISVWDQIVMFPGTLVEGFILQGVDTAVGVWDLTPGPYIWDELFNGGDSWTDSFGEVWPGIIDSIVNDPGGAALEMWNGFIAADHWDGYTGGGVGRVLFNGASLFVGGGGVLRGLKSLKGLSAAAKLRAMTKLLSSSTGVTVKNGKVKINGVDKMTVDELADIYNDTLHNMDADQATLGKFVPKGPASYEQIAGKAGDAHFSLDPSKWAETQKKFDLTNNEMYELLNKPFLNEIIEKKLPVRFTHDPNAQKGTSLYKELQYLRLNGYEYDPATRFATFEGN